A part of Streptomyces sp. NBC_01210 genomic DNA contains:
- a CDS encoding tyrosine-protein phosphatase: MIRHIPFERLHNFRDLGGYSTADGHTVRWGRLYRSDSLAKLDGADLDRFLALEVRTVIDLRYPWEIEARGRVPDREGLSYVNLSVEHRPYDQAAIDPGVDPWRFLADRYAEVALDGAKELRQALEVIASNTSGPLVFHCASGKDRTGLLAALVLALIGVAEDDIAADFALTELATDRLIADWRAAHPERTLTWPGYGRAPEEIMRLFLADLSATYGSVYDYAVRHLGVDDQLIEQLRTRLLED, encoded by the coding sequence ATGATCAGACACATACCGTTCGAGCGGCTCCACAACTTCCGCGATCTGGGGGGCTACAGCACCGCGGACGGCCACACCGTGCGGTGGGGCCGGCTCTACCGGTCCGACTCCCTGGCCAAGCTCGACGGCGCCGACCTCGACCGATTCCTCGCTCTCGAGGTGCGCACCGTGATCGACCTGCGCTACCCGTGGGAGATCGAGGCACGAGGCCGGGTTCCCGACCGCGAGGGGCTCAGCTACGTCAACCTCAGCGTGGAACACCGCCCCTACGACCAGGCGGCCATCGACCCCGGCGTCGATCCCTGGCGCTTCCTCGCCGACCGGTACGCGGAAGTCGCACTCGACGGTGCCAAGGAGCTACGTCAGGCGCTCGAGGTCATCGCGTCGAACACCAGCGGCCCGCTGGTGTTCCACTGCGCTTCCGGCAAGGACCGCACGGGACTGCTGGCCGCCCTGGTCCTCGCCCTCATCGGGGTGGCCGAGGACGATATCGCCGCGGACTTCGCGCTCACGGAACTGGCCACGGACCGGCTGATCGCCGACTGGCGGGCCGCCCACCCCGAGCGGACCCTGACGTGGCCCGGCTACGGACGAGCGCCGGAAGAGATCATGCGGCTGTTCCTGGCCGATCTGTCCGCCACGTACGGATCCGTGTACGACTACGCCGTCCGGCATCTCGGCGTCGACGACCAACTGATCGAACAACTGCGCACCCGGCTCCTGGAGGACTGA
- a CDS encoding transglycosylase domain-containing protein, with amino-acid sequence MRIRHSPDRTADQLTASWAGAAREADTDDALREPAKTGDRDSGGRRGRRKSGRSRRPGKRTGFRRFVSWRKALACVIVLCALVTGAFTVLYFAIDIPRANDLAKAQSNVFLYSDGSRLARTGEINRETVPLDRVPKDVRYAFVAAENKDFYSDSGISLTGTARGIVNTLTGQGTQGGSTITQQYVKNYYLSQEQTATRKLKELVISLKVDRSNSKDDILAGYLNSSYYGRLAYGIQAAARAYYGKEVEDLTVEQGAYLAALLQAPSQYDWAIAAPEAKRRVLQRWGYVLDNMVGEGWLDKTERQRMRFPVPLAPQPGAGLSGQAGYLVDAARRELTASGISEQELAGGGWRITLNIEPDKQRALEQAVRSGDSNSDSGRQAPSGAPAQDPDRQAGAVSVDPRTGRIVALYGGRDYMKHYLSNATRSDYQAGATFEPIAYAAVMGAKRQNQSERGLKQIRQTAADLGIAPDASGFTAPRATELGLMGVSPLEMAGVYASLHHQGKKVTPSIVKSAQRGEERTSLPGAVGGQAIDPGTAERVISDLAFSPIRGIGRRGGVGPEVAGRTNQIVTAASGPTDDRKAEWFIGATPDLVTTVALFGEDAKTTKQVKLRHIGDGHPNRIWSLYTEHALGRQSSAVPEPEYGSGSGDEVADSGQ; translated from the coding sequence ATGCGTATCAGGCACAGTCCCGACCGGACCGCGGATCAGCTGACAGCGAGCTGGGCCGGTGCGGCCCGCGAGGCCGATACGGACGACGCGCTGAGAGAACCGGCGAAGACCGGCGACCGGGACAGCGGCGGGCGGCGCGGGCGCAGGAAGTCCGGGCGGTCGCGAAGGCCCGGGAAGCGGACGGGCTTTCGCCGGTTCGTCAGCTGGCGCAAGGCACTCGCCTGTGTGATCGTCCTGTGCGCCCTGGTGACCGGCGCGTTCACCGTTCTCTACTTCGCCATCGACATCCCCCGGGCCAACGATCTGGCGAAGGCGCAGAGCAACGTCTTTCTGTACAGCGACGGCTCCCGTCTCGCCCGGACCGGGGAGATCAACCGGGAGACGGTTCCGCTCGACCGAGTGCCGAAGGATGTGCGATACGCGTTCGTCGCGGCCGAGAACAAGGACTTCTACAGCGACTCCGGCATCTCGCTGACCGGCACCGCCCGCGGCATCGTCAACACGCTGACGGGACAGGGCACACAGGGCGGATCGACCATCACGCAGCAGTACGTCAAGAACTACTACCTCAGCCAGGAACAGACCGCCACCCGCAAGTTGAAGGAACTGGTCATCTCCCTGAAGGTCGACCGGAGCAACTCCAAGGACGACATCCTCGCCGGATATCTGAACAGCAGCTACTACGGCCGGCTCGCCTACGGCATCCAGGCCGCGGCCCGGGCCTACTACGGCAAGGAGGTCGAGGACCTCACTGTCGAGCAGGGCGCCTACCTCGCCGCGCTGCTGCAGGCACCCAGCCAGTACGACTGGGCCATCGCCGCCCCCGAGGCCAAACGGCGGGTCCTGCAGCGCTGGGGCTATGTGCTCGACAACATGGTCGGCGAGGGCTGGCTGGACAAGACCGAGCGGCAGCGGATGCGCTTTCCCGTGCCGCTGGCCCCCCAGCCCGGCGCGGGACTGTCCGGGCAGGCCGGCTATCTGGTGGACGCCGCCCGGCGGGAACTGACGGCCTCGGGCATCAGCGAACAGGAACTGGCGGGCGGCGGCTGGCGGATCACTCTCAACATCGAACCGGACAAACAGCGGGCACTGGAACAGGCGGTCCGGTCGGGAGACAGCAACAGCGACAGCGGTCGGCAGGCGCCGTCCGGCGCACCGGCGCAGGACCCGGACCGGCAGGCCGGAGCAGTTTCGGTGGATCCGCGGACCGGCCGCATCGTGGCGCTCTACGGCGGCCGCGACTACATGAAGCACTACCTGAGCAACGCGACCCGCTCCGACTACCAGGCCGGCGCCACCTTCGAACCGATTGCCTACGCCGCGGTGATGGGGGCCAAGAGGCAGAATCAGAGTGAGAGGGGCCTCAAACAGATCAGGCAGACCGCCGCAGACCTCGGCATCGCACCGGACGCCAGCGGCTTCACGGCACCGCGCGCCACGGAGCTGGGACTGATGGGCGTCAGCCCACTGGAAATGGCCGGTGTCTACGCCTCCCTCCACCACCAGGGCAAGAAGGTCACACCGTCGATCGTGAAGTCGGCGCAGCGCGGCGAGGAGCGCACCTCGCTGCCGGGCGCGGTGGGCGGCCAGGCAATCGACCCCGGGACCGCGGAGCGGGTCATCTCCGACCTCGCCTTCTCGCCCATCCGTGGCATCGGTCGGCGCGGCGGCGTCGGGCCGGAGGTGGCGGGCAGGACCAATCAGATCGTCACAGCGGCGTCGGGTCCCACCGACGACAGGAAGGCCGAGTGGTTCATCGGTGCCACCCCCGACCTCGTCACCACGGTCGCCCTCTTCGGCGAGGACGCCAAGACCACGAAGCAGGTCAAGCTGCGGCACATCGGGGACGGCCACCCCAACAGGATCTGGAGCCTCTACACCGAACATGCGCTGGGCAGGCAGTCCTCGGCCGTACCCGAGCCGGAGTACGGGAGCGGGAGCGGTGACGAGGTGGCGGACAGCGGTCAGTAG
- a CDS encoding sensor histidine kinase: MALRWRIAALVAVAICAVAAAVGVLVDHASRDRELSQARDSARTTLDRAAVTYARTGAVQGTGAALDAPGLPGGLRGLVAKGRQGTEFTTAEERPAMWAARPAGGQVLSVRVDMSTTMRDIRALDTSIAWASVFTTAVVLPLGVLTAGRMSRRLRTAAGTARRIAAGDLDARIRAATRPRDEIAEISAAVDTMAAALQERLRGEQRFTADVAHELRTPLMGLVTAGELLPEGEAAGYVRDRVRVLAALVEELLEISRLDAGAEQADLSRCPVGALVEEIVARAGLSVHLLTEGPSAAGGEAKVWTDARRLERILTNLIVNAHRHGRPPVTVTVTADGRTVTVEDRGPGYPDTMLRDGPQRFRTGARARGTGHGLGLTIALGQAEVIGATLKFTNAPGGGAVAVLHLPGLGPDTACGPETETDI; the protein is encoded by the coding sequence ATGGCACTGAGATGGCGGATCGCCGCCCTGGTCGCCGTGGCCATCTGCGCTGTCGCCGCAGCCGTCGGCGTGCTGGTCGACCATGCCTCGCGCGACCGTGAACTGTCGCAGGCCCGCGACAGCGCCCGTACGACCCTCGACCGTGCGGCCGTCACCTACGCCCGCACGGGCGCGGTGCAGGGCACGGGCGCCGCACTCGACGCTCCGGGCCTGCCCGGCGGCTTGCGGGGGCTGGTGGCGAAAGGCCGCCAGGGAACGGAGTTCACCACCGCAGAGGAAAGGCCCGCAATGTGGGCTGCCCGTCCGGCAGGTGGCCAAGTGCTGTCCGTCCGCGTCGATATGAGCACCACCATGCGGGACATCCGCGCCCTCGATACCAGCATCGCCTGGGCCAGTGTGTTCACCACAGCGGTGGTGCTGCCGCTCGGCGTACTGACCGCCGGACGGATGAGCCGCCGGTTGCGCACCGCCGCCGGCACCGCCCGGCGAATCGCGGCCGGAGACCTCGATGCCCGGATCCGCGCCGCAACCCGCCCGCGCGACGAGATCGCCGAGATTTCCGCCGCCGTGGACACGATGGCCGCCGCTCTGCAGGAACGGCTGCGCGGTGAGCAGCGTTTCACCGCCGACGTCGCCCATGAACTGCGCACCCCGCTCATGGGCCTGGTCACCGCCGGCGAACTGCTCCCCGAGGGGGAGGCGGCCGGCTATGTACGCGACCGTGTACGGGTACTGGCCGCGCTGGTCGAGGAACTGCTGGAGATCTCCCGGCTGGACGCAGGAGCGGAACAGGCGGATCTGTCCCGCTGCCCGGTCGGAGCCCTCGTCGAGGAGATCGTCGCCCGCGCCGGCCTGTCCGTACACCTTCTTACGGAGGGGCCGTCCGCGGCAGGTGGGGAGGCGAAAGTCTGGACCGACGCGCGCCGGCTGGAGCGCATCCTCACCAATCTGATCGTCAACGCGCACCGGCACGGGCGTCCTCCGGTCACCGTCACGGTCACCGCGGACGGCCGCACCGTGACCGTCGAGGACCGTGGCCCCGGCTATCCGGACACCATGCTCAGAGACGGGCCGCAGCGCTTCCGCACCGGAGCGCGCGCCCGCGGCACCGGTCACGGGCTGGGGCTGACCATCGCGCTCGGCCAGGCCGAAGTGATCGGCGCCACCTTGAAGTTCACCAATGCACCTGGCGGCGGTGCCGTCGCCGTACTCCACCTCCCAGGCCTCGGCCCGGACACCGCGTGCGGTCCGGAGACGGAGACGGACATTTAA
- the cseB gene encoding two-component system response regulator CseB codes for MTPIPPTTPSFAPPGSAAEAHLLLVEDDEVIRNTVRMLLERYGFTVSIAGDGLTGLEIFRERRPDLLLLDVMLPELDGIGLCRRIRELSLAPILMMSARGDALDVVSGLEAGADDYVVKPCESAVLVARIRSLLRRASFTPAAGPDRESESESEDGTSTLVFGDLTIDTRGMEVWRAGQALALTPTELRMLLEFAASPGVVLERRTLLSRVWDHAWHGDTRVVDLHVQRLRAKIGAERIETVRGFGYKLRR; via the coding sequence ATGACCCCGATACCGCCGACGACACCCTCCTTCGCCCCGCCCGGCTCCGCGGCCGAGGCGCATCTGCTGCTCGTCGAGGACGACGAGGTGATCCGTAACACCGTGCGGATGCTGCTGGAGCGCTACGGCTTCACCGTCTCCATCGCGGGCGACGGACTCACCGGCCTGGAGATCTTCCGCGAGCGGCGCCCGGACCTGCTGCTGCTCGATGTCATGCTGCCCGAACTCGACGGAATCGGGCTGTGCCGCAGAATCCGTGAACTGAGCCTCGCGCCGATCCTGATGATGTCCGCACGCGGTGACGCACTCGACGTCGTGTCAGGGCTGGAGGCGGGCGCCGACGACTATGTCGTCAAACCCTGCGAGAGTGCCGTACTCGTCGCGCGAATCCGCTCATTGCTGCGCCGCGCCTCCTTCACCCCGGCCGCCGGCCCGGACCGCGAGAGCGAGAGCGAGAGCGAGGACGGCACGAGCACGCTGGTCTTCGGAGATCTGACCATCGACACCCGCGGGATGGAGGTATGGCGCGCGGGGCAGGCGCTCGCCCTGACCCCGACCGAACTTCGGATGCTTCTCGAATTCGCGGCGTCGCCCGGCGTCGTTCTGGAGCGCCGTACGCTGCTCAGCCGGGTATGGGACCACGCCTGGCACGGCGACACCCGCGTGGTCGACCTCCATGTACAGCGCCTGCGGGCGAAGATCGGCGCCGAACGGATCGAGACGGTCCGCGGCTTCGGCTACAAACTGCGGCGCTGA
- a CDS encoding SPFH domain-containing protein, producing the protein MADIIKRLGWRHLRTAPTAHVRHFRRGRLVHDGPGLSFWFRALTAALSEVPVDDRELAMAFHARTSDFQDVSVQATVTYRISEPATAAARLDFSIDPDTGVWRGAPLEQLSTLLTETAQQHALDVLARTPLAAALVDGVAAVLERITDGLAAEPRLPATGITVVAVRVVALRPEPEVERALRTPAREQIQQESDRATYERRAVAVERERAIAENELASRIELARREEQLVEQHGTNARREAEENAAADAVRAEAEAARTVRLAKAEAEAARDVGQARAQAQAAWLRVHAEVDAATLHALAATRVAENLPRIDSLTLSPDVLTGLLARLGRADGEQS; encoded by the coding sequence ATGGCCGACATCATCAAGCGCCTGGGATGGCGCCATCTCCGTACCGCGCCCACCGCCCATGTGCGCCACTTCCGGCGCGGGCGGCTCGTGCACGACGGGCCGGGACTGAGCTTCTGGTTCCGTGCGCTGACCGCAGCGCTCTCCGAAGTCCCGGTCGACGACCGGGAACTGGCCATGGCCTTCCACGCCCGCACGTCTGACTTCCAGGACGTCAGCGTGCAGGCGACGGTGACGTACCGGATCAGCGAACCGGCCACCGCCGCCGCCCGTCTGGACTTCTCGATCGATCCGGACACCGGCGTCTGGCGCGGCGCCCCGCTGGAACAGCTGTCCACCCTGCTCACCGAGACCGCACAGCAGCACGCGCTGGACGTCCTGGCCCGTACACCGCTGGCGGCAGCCCTTGTCGACGGCGTCGCTGCGGTCCTGGAGCGGATCACCGACGGTCTGGCCGCGGAGCCCCGGCTGCCCGCCACCGGCATCACCGTGGTGGCCGTCCGCGTGGTCGCCCTCCGCCCGGAACCGGAGGTGGAACGGGCGCTGCGCACGCCCGCGCGCGAGCAGATCCAGCAGGAGTCGGACCGGGCGACGTACGAACGCCGGGCCGTCGCCGTGGAGCGCGAACGCGCGATCGCCGAGAACGAACTGGCCAGCCGGATCGAACTGGCCCGCCGCGAGGAGCAGTTGGTCGAGCAGCACGGCACCAACGCCCGCCGCGAGGCGGAGGAGAACGCGGCGGCGGACGCCGTACGGGCCGAGGCCGAGGCCGCACGCACGGTACGGCTGGCCAAGGCCGAGGCCGAAGCGGCACGCGACGTCGGGCAGGCGCGGGCCCAGGCACAGGCCGCCTGGCTGCGGGTGCACGCCGAGGTGGACGCCGCCACTCTGCACGCGCTGGCCGCGACCCGGGTCGCCGAGAACCTGCCGCGCATCGACAGCCTCACCCTCTCCCCCGATGTCCTCACCGGCCTGCTGGCCAGGCTCGGCCGGGCCGACGGCGAGCAGTCGTGA
- a CDS encoding PKD domain-containing protein yields the protein MAAAAALLGQLLGGHPAAAQTAALPGSAYPLVLDVDLTPNPVCSGPVRGRVQMYDPAAAKAGATVEWRVRAGQEQLAGGQTVMDANVSAAEFSIPFDRVPAASTALQFDARVLHSSDGREPGPYGKVWRDTVRRGCDPVRVASVGDSVVWGQGLDHDQKFPYLTGELLGRETGRGHQHMDYSISGAVLDAPELPAGNDDADCLRMQEKQDPDGDGEMEFGEVTQQMPDVFCQLEQAGAQARAGGYGLDLVVVNGCINDIDPFFGIGVGITPGSRKLPEAVRRECSGIGAAAENPAKDVPYFSGAKVGYGGRGMQAAIEKAHSLPGRPKVLVADFYYALSRSSSPVPVKTCTAPGVAGARLAACKGALGGVAERYEQYTQLANDAYRQAAAAANAASSDGPYAIAADGLFSRDNAVLAPHSKVWATPVSDPAFPLRTRACPELSGTPAQCLSAAVAHPDIVGARQYADAFLLNPRLRQWFHLPADGPHALLDAPKNGHTGSPLRLSATVDGKEPPAGYSYRWYFGDGTEQETSEATVTHVFDGEGPFLPRLVLTAQDGRQVLSEAAEPVTVS from the coding sequence GTGGCCGCGGCGGCGGCGCTGCTCGGCCAGCTGCTCGGCGGGCACCCCGCCGCAGCGCAGACAGCCGCGTTGCCGGGATCCGCGTACCCCCTCGTCCTCGACGTGGATCTGACGCCGAATCCGGTGTGCAGCGGACCGGTCCGGGGCCGGGTGCAGATGTACGACCCCGCCGCGGCGAAGGCCGGCGCCACGGTGGAGTGGCGGGTGCGGGCCGGGCAGGAGCAGCTGGCCGGCGGGCAGACCGTCATGGACGCGAACGTGTCCGCGGCCGAGTTCAGTATCCCGTTCGACCGCGTACCGGCGGCGAGCACGGCGCTGCAGTTCGACGCGCGCGTGCTCCACTCGTCGGACGGACGGGAGCCCGGCCCGTACGGAAAGGTCTGGCGGGACACCGTCCGGCGGGGCTGCGACCCGGTGCGCGTGGCATCCGTCGGCGACTCCGTCGTATGGGGGCAGGGTCTGGACCACGACCAGAAGTTCCCCTATCTGACGGGTGAGCTGCTCGGCCGCGAGACCGGCCGGGGACATCAGCACATGGACTACTCGATCTCCGGCGCGGTCCTCGACGCACCCGAGCTGCCCGCGGGCAACGACGACGCCGACTGCCTGCGGATGCAGGAGAAGCAGGACCCGGACGGCGACGGGGAAATGGAGTTCGGCGAGGTCACTCAGCAAATGCCGGACGTGTTCTGCCAGTTGGAACAGGCGGGCGCGCAGGCGCGGGCGGGCGGATACGGGCTCGATCTGGTCGTCGTCAACGGGTGCATCAACGACATCGACCCCTTCTTCGGCATCGGCGTCGGCATCACGCCGGGCTCGAGGAAGCTGCCCGAGGCCGTGCGGCGCGAGTGCTCGGGCATCGGCGCGGCAGCCGAGAACCCGGCCAAGGATGTGCCGTACTTCAGCGGCGCCAAGGTCGGCTACGGCGGCCGCGGTATGCAGGCGGCGATCGAGAAGGCGCATTCGCTGCCGGGGCGGCCCAAGGTGCTCGTGGCCGACTTCTACTACGCGCTGAGCCGCAGCAGTTCACCCGTCCCGGTGAAGACCTGCACGGCACCGGGGGTTGCCGGTGCCCGGCTGGCCGCCTGCAAGGGCGCGCTCGGCGGTGTGGCCGAGCGCTACGAGCAGTACACCCAACTGGCCAACGACGCCTACCGGCAGGCGGCCGCGGCGGCCAACGCCGCCTCCTCCGACGGCCCGTACGCGATTGCGGCCGACGGCCTGTTCTCCCGGGACAATGCCGTGCTCGCCCCGCACTCCAAGGTCTGGGCCACTCCGGTCTCCGACCCCGCGTTCCCGCTGCGCACGCGGGCCTGCCCGGAGCTCAGCGGGACTCCGGCGCAGTGTCTGTCCGCGGCCGTGGCCCATCCGGACATCGTCGGCGCCCGTCAGTATGCCGACGCTTTCCTCCTCAACCCGCGCCTGCGCCAGTGGTTCCACCTCCCGGCCGACGGCCCGCACGCGCTGCTGGACGCCCCGAAGAACGGGCACACCGGGAGCCCGCTTCGCCTGAGCGCGACCGTGGACGGGAAGGAGCCTCCGGCCGGATACAGCTATCGCTGGTACTTCGGTGACGGCACCGAGCAGGAGACCAGCGAGGCAACCGTCACCCATGTATTCGATGGGGAAGGACCCTTCCTGCCACGCCTGGTGCTGACCGCCCAGGACGGCCGACAGGTCCTGAGCGAGGCCGCGGAACCCGTCACGGTGAGCTGA
- a CDS encoding phosphatase domain-containing protein, with product MTELWKPSDAGVLRLPSGRAVRGRGLRRPLPDGPKPAYGVYLLGKRPPEVPWEARWLRWPDFRLPSSHADARAALGEAWARAGVERVEIACGGGRGRTGTALACLAVLDGVPADRAVDFVRRHYDARAVETPWQRRYVRRFSD from the coding sequence GTGACTGAGCTCTGGAAGCCCTCCGACGCCGGTGTCCTCCGGCTTCCTTCCGGCCGTGCGGTCCGGGGCAGGGGCCTTCGGCGCCCTCTTCCGGACGGGCCGAAGCCCGCGTACGGCGTGTATCTGCTCGGCAAGCGCCCTCCCGAGGTCCCGTGGGAAGCCCGGTGGCTGCGCTGGCCGGACTTCCGGCTGCCCAGCAGCCATGCGGATGCTCGGGCTGCCCTCGGCGAGGCATGGGCCCGCGCCGGTGTCGAACGGGTCGAGATCGCCTGCGGCGGAGGCCGTGGCCGGACCGGAACAGCCCTGGCCTGCCTTGCCGTCCTCGATGGAGTGCCGGCGGACCGGGCGGTGGACTTCGTGCGCCGGCATTACGACGCCCGCGCGGTCGAAACCCCCTGGCAGCGACGCTATGTGCGGCGCTTCTCCGACTGA
- a CDS encoding MFS transporter, translating into MSLRIVPPSGSPRILAVAQLINSLGDGAYYVCSALYFSRIVGLSPDRIGLGLTVAWAIGSVAGVPLGHLADRHGPRSTAVLLALATATSVASFLFVRSFVPFLLAACCYATAQCGLAAARQALLAGLVAKEERTETLAYLQSTLNAGLAVGAAAGGVALHFGTREAYLSVFAMDAAAFTLCALVLLRLPTVQPAAPTTGGGPELAVLRDRPYVLVSFLNMVMLLRMPLISLAIPLWIVERTSAPGWSVSALLVLNTGAVMLFQVRTAAAVTDLPSATRTVWRGGAVMLASCAVFALSAAAGPAAWVAVAVLLAGAVLQVAGEMMQSAGAWQISFDLAPAGQQGQYQGFFGTGVSVARMLGPLLLTTLIVGWGVPGWLLLGALFLAAGLAMGPAVRWAEKSDAGLAYAG; encoded by the coding sequence ATGTCTCTCCGGATCGTGCCGCCGAGCGGGTCCCCACGAATACTGGCCGTCGCGCAATTGATCAACTCCTTGGGCGACGGCGCGTACTACGTCTGCTCCGCCCTCTACTTCTCCCGTATCGTCGGCCTCTCGCCCGACCGGATCGGCCTGGGCCTCACCGTCGCCTGGGCCATCGGCTCCGTCGCGGGAGTCCCCCTCGGCCACCTGGCCGACCGCCACGGTCCCCGCTCCACCGCTGTGCTCCTGGCACTGGCGACCGCCACCTCGGTGGCCTCCTTCCTCTTCGTACGCTCCTTCGTGCCGTTCCTGCTGGCCGCCTGCTGCTACGCAACAGCCCAGTGCGGCCTGGCTGCCGCCCGGCAGGCGCTGCTCGCAGGCCTGGTGGCCAAGGAGGAACGGACCGAGACCCTGGCCTACCTGCAGTCGACGCTCAACGCCGGCCTGGCCGTCGGTGCCGCAGCCGGCGGCGTCGCCCTGCACTTCGGCACCCGCGAGGCGTATCTCTCGGTCTTCGCGATGGACGCCGCGGCCTTCACCCTGTGCGCGCTCGTACTGCTGCGGCTGCCCACCGTGCAGCCCGCAGCCCCGACCACCGGTGGCGGTCCCGAACTCGCCGTGCTCCGCGACCGCCCGTACGTGCTGGTCTCGTTCCTCAACATGGTCATGCTGCTGCGGATGCCCCTCATCAGCCTGGCCATCCCGCTGTGGATCGTGGAACGGACTTCGGCGCCCGGCTGGAGCGTCTCCGCCCTGCTCGTGCTCAACACCGGAGCCGTCATGCTCTTCCAGGTCCGCACGGCCGCCGCGGTGACCGACCTGCCCAGCGCCACCCGCACGGTCTGGCGCGGCGGCGCGGTGATGCTCGCCTCCTGCGCCGTCTTCGCCCTCTCGGCGGCGGCGGGGCCGGCCGCCTGGGTCGCCGTGGCCGTACTGCTGGCCGGAGCGGTACTTCAGGTCGCCGGTGAAATGATGCAGTCCGCCGGTGCCTGGCAGATCAGCTTCGACCTGGCCCCGGCCGGCCAACAAGGGCAGTACCAGGGCTTCTTCGGTACCGGCGTCTCCGTGGCCCGGATGCTCGGTCCCCTGCTGCTGACCACCCTGATCGTCGGCTGGGGCGTCCCCGGATGGCTGCTGCTCGGTGCGCTGTTCCTGGCAGCCGGACTTGCCATGGGACCCGCGGTGCGCTGGGCCGAGAAGTCCGATGCCGGGCTTGCATACGCCGGTTGA
- a CDS encoding peptidoglycan recognition protein family protein codes for MTIDRRMLLRGMGRATAAGVIGAALAAGNSGRPPTAARAERPTRPRPRPATPWATAQPAVVPRAAWETHPMPPHRPELSATTVTAVFIHHTNSGNDYSRREVPNLIRFLSDDHMERRGWDDVGYNFFVDRTGTIYEGRSGGIANPVVGAHTLGFNVGTVGIAAIGSYGSGSAVPAPMLEGIARLAAWKLGLYGVDPRGTTTLVSTNDGSKYPKGKQAVFHTISGHCDGYWTRCPGSGLYTRLPQIRERAARLQGRTDAPAARADVPS; via the coding sequence ATGACCATCGACCGGCGCATGCTGCTCCGCGGCATGGGCAGGGCAACCGCGGCAGGCGTGATCGGTGCCGCACTGGCCGCCGGCAACAGTGGCAGGCCACCCACGGCGGCTCGCGCGGAACGCCCCACCCGCCCGCGGCCCCGGCCCGCCACCCCGTGGGCCACCGCTCAGCCGGCCGTCGTACCGCGCGCTGCCTGGGAGACCCACCCGATGCCTCCCCATAGGCCCGAGCTCTCCGCGACCACGGTCACAGCGGTCTTCATCCATCACACCAACAGCGGAAACGACTACTCCCGGCGAGAGGTCCCCAATCTCATCCGCTTCCTCTCCGACGACCACATGGAGCGCCGGGGCTGGGACGACGTCGGCTACAACTTCTTCGTCGACCGGACCGGCACCATTTACGAGGGACGCTCCGGGGGCATCGCCAATCCTGTCGTCGGCGCGCACACCCTGGGCTTCAACGTCGGCACCGTCGGCATTGCGGCGATAGGCAGCTATGGCTCCGGCTCGGCGGTGCCCGCGCCGATGCTGGAGGGGATAGCACGGCTCGCCGCCTGGAAGCTCGGTCTGTACGGGGTCGACCCACGCGGCACAACGACCCTGGTCTCCACCAACGACGGCAGCAAGTACCCGAAGGGAAAACAGGCCGTCTTCCACACGATCTCCGGGCATTGCGACGGCTACTGGACACGGTGCCCGGGTTCCGGGCTCTACACACGCCTTCCGCAGATCCGCGAACGCGCCGCCCGCCTCCAGGGCCGCACCGACGCGCCGGCGGCCCGCGCCGATGTGCCGTCCTGA
- a CDS encoding dihydrofolate reductase family protein, translating to MRALIVTENITVDGVVEATEGWFAPAGDGPQVDQSDLEAALRAHMEAADAFLVGRVTFEQMHDYWPKQTADSTGITEYLNTVSKYVVSRTLRDPHWEHTTVLRGALRAEVESLKSVPGRDIVVTGSISLVRDLISAGLVDEYRLFVYPVVLGHGRRLFADTSEIAKLRLVETRPFGSGVVLLRYRTVQPAPPPS from the coding sequence ATGAGAGCCCTGATCGTCACCGAGAACATCACGGTCGATGGCGTCGTCGAAGCGACGGAGGGCTGGTTCGCGCCGGCCGGTGACGGGCCGCAGGTCGACCAGTCCGACCTCGAGGCAGCGCTTCGTGCACATATGGAGGCTGCCGACGCGTTCCTCGTCGGGCGGGTGACTTTCGAGCAAATGCACGATTACTGGCCGAAGCAGACCGCCGACAGCACGGGCATCACCGAATATCTGAATACCGTGTCCAAGTACGTCGTCTCCCGCACGCTGCGCGACCCTCACTGGGAGCACACCACCGTGCTGCGGGGTGCGCTCCGGGCCGAGGTTGAGTCGCTGAAGTCCGTGCCGGGCAGAGACATCGTCGTGACGGGCAGTATCAGCCTGGTACGGGACCTGATCTCGGCCGGGCTGGTCGACGAGTACCGGTTGTTCGTGTACCCGGTCGTCCTCGGACACGGCCGGCGGTTGTTCGCGGACACGAGCGAGATCGCGAAGCTGCGACTGGTGGAGACCCGGCCGTTCGGCTCGGGCGTCGTGCTGCTGCGCTACCGGACAGTACAGCCGGCCCCGCCGCCTTCGTGA